In Emcibacteraceae bacterium, a single window of DNA contains:
- a CDS encoding DUF4169 family protein: MAEILSLSKARKKKTRAEKENRATENRVKFGRTKAEKKLTEAKKAKREKDLSAHKRDD; encoded by the coding sequence ATGGCAGAAATTCTCAGTCTCAGTAAAGCAAGAAAGAAAAAGACCCGCGCCGAGAAAGAAAATCGCGCCACTGAAAATCGTGTTAAATTCGGCAGGACAAAAGCGGAAAAGAAACTGACTGAAGCAAAAAAAGCAAAGCGTGAAAAGGATTTGAGCGCCCATAAACGCGACGATTAA
- the glpQ gene encoding glycerophosphodiester phosphodiesterase: MRLITLILSLVVITMTTAIAAEKIVVAHRGASGYLPEHTMPAKAMAYAMGPDYIEQDVVMTKDNRLVVLHDHFLDQVTDVQEKFPSRKRADGRYYVIDFTLAEILTLNVLERFHIDDGGKRVAYFPGRFPLGKSIFKVHTLEDEIEMIQGLNKSTGQNIGIYTESKSAAFHLSEGKDLSKAILQTFKKYGYDSKNSNAYYQTFEFDDLKRVHDELLPELGIDIKLVQLMGEEDDYKDIITRDGLIALSKYADGIGPSISMITKADDSAAGYHITDLVKNAHDAGLVVHPYTFRAERFAMPKFVGSFEELLDIFYNKVGVDGLFSDFPDRVVRFLHKK; this comes from the coding sequence ATGCGTCTTATCACATTAATTTTATCATTAGTGGTTATTACAATGACAACAGCAATTGCCGCAGAAAAAATCGTCGTTGCCCACCGTGGGGCCAGTGGGTATCTTCCTGAGCATACCATGCCGGCAAAGGCAATGGCCTATGCCATGGGCCCTGATTATATTGAACAGGATGTTGTGATGACCAAGGATAACCGGCTGGTCGTGCTGCATGATCATTTTCTTGATCAGGTCACTGACGTTCAGGAAAAATTTCCAAGCCGCAAGCGCGCGGATGGGCGCTATTATGTGATAGATTTTACACTTGCAGAAATCCTGACCCTTAATGTGCTTGAGAGGTTTCATATTGATGACGGCGGAAAAAGGGTTGCTTATTTCCCCGGGCGTTTTCCCTTGGGGAAATCAATATTCAAAGTTCATACGCTGGAAGATGAAATTGAAATGATACAGGGACTTAATAAATCAACCGGACAAAATATCGGGATTTATACAGAATCAAAAAGCGCCGCATTTCATCTTTCGGAAGGGAAGGATTTAAGCAAAGCCATTTTACAGACATTTAAAAAATATGGTTATGACAGTAAAAACAGCAACGCTTACTATCAGACCTTTGAATTTGATGATCTGAAACGGGTTCATGATGAACTTCTGCCAGAACTGGGGATCGATATCAAACTGGTTCAGCTTATGGGGGAAGAGGATGATTACAAAGATATAATAACGAGAGATGGCCTCATAGCCCTATCAAAATACGCCGACGGTATTGGCCCGAGCATATCCATGATCACCAAAGCGGATGACAGTGCCGCCGGTTATCATATTACCGATCTGGTAAAGAATGCCCATGATGCGGGACTAGTGGTTCATCCATATACTTTTCGGGCTGAGCGCTTTGCTATGCCAAAATTTGTCGGCAGTTTTGAGGAGCTCTTAGACATATTTTATAATAAAGTCGGGGTTGATGGCCTATTCAGTGATTTTCCGGATCGGGTTGTCAGGTTTTTACATAAAAAATAA
- a CDS encoding DUF2889 domain-containing protein, with product MPLSAPAARKKIHTRSIELNGFHREDGLWDIEAHMTDIKSYDIENRWRQGIKAGEPIHEMWVRLTVDDRFLIRDVEAATDNSPFEMCPAIVDAYKQLIGIRIGPGWRRAINEKVKGRNGCTHITELLQPLATVSFQTLMGNIQKNAARKQDHEDHVKPVVLNSCHAWAEDSEVVKMHLPDYYKPGEESDA from the coding sequence ATGCCATTATCAGCACCGGCCGCACGAAAAAAAATCCATACCCGCAGCATCGAACTGAACGGTTTTCACCGTGAAGACGGGCTATGGGATATTGAAGCCCATATGACGGATATCAAAAGCTATGACATTGAAAACCGCTGGCGGCAGGGGATCAAAGCAGGCGAGCCAATCCATGAAATGTGGGTGCGACTGACAGTGGATGACCGGTTTTTAATCCGTGATGTTGAGGCGGCAACTGACAATAGCCCGTTTGAAATGTGTCCGGCCATCGTAGATGCCTATAAACAGCTGATCGGTATCCGTATTGGTCCCGGATGGCGCCGCGCCATAAATGAAAAGGTTAAAGGCAGGAATGGCTGCACCCATATCACGGAACTGCTTCAGCCACTCGCAACAGTGTCCTTTCAGACATTGATGGGCAATATTCAGAAAAATGCCGCCAGAAAGCAGGATCATGAAGACCATGTGAAGCCAGTAGTGCTCAATAGCTGTCATGCCTGGGCGGAGGATAGTGAAGTGGTCAAAATGCATTTGCCGGATTATTATAAGCCCGGTGAAGAAAGTGACGCTTAA
- the glpD gene encoding glycerol-3-phosphate dehydrogenase — MTEAADIFIIGGGINGCGIAADAAGRGLKVILAEQNDLASGTSSASTKLIHGGLRYLEYFEFRLVHEALTEREVLLNAAPHIIKPMRFLLPQKGLRPAWFLRLGLFIYDHLGGRKILPPTKTVSLKNEPFSGVLEPGYNKAFEYSDCWVDDARLVLLNAIVARDHGAEILTRHKCIKAVREDGLWQITLLDTVGNVEKKIKAKVIVNAAGPWVDQVLSDVFLHHDRKMIRLVKGSHIIIKKLYDHDRAYVFQGKQGRIIFVIPYQKNFTLIGTTDQDFKGNLSDIHIDQSEIEYLCELANDYFQKDISPDDVISHYAGVRPLYDDGASKAQAATRDFVLKLDKKNALLNIIGGKITTYRALAEKSLDQLKHFFPDMPGHWTAGSSLPGGDFKFADYDQKYQKFCVDYPFLKPEMATRLFRSYGTLAWTVLEKVRSVDDLGQYYGAGLYEKEVVYLSKYEWVRSADDLLWRRSKLGLHMTEEEIKKIKNRFNEI; from the coding sequence TTGACTGAAGCCGCCGATATTTTCATTATAGGTGGCGGTATTAATGGCTGTGGTATTGCAGCGGATGCCGCAGGGCGGGGACTTAAAGTTATATTGGCCGAACAGAATGACCTGGCCAGCGGCACATCATCAGCCAGCACCAAGCTTATTCATGGCGGACTTCGTTATCTTGAATATTTTGAATTTCGCCTTGTTCATGAAGCCCTTACTGAACGCGAAGTCCTGCTGAATGCGGCGCCCCATATCATTAAACCGATGCGCTTTTTGCTGCCGCAGAAAGGTCTTCGCCCGGCATGGTTCCTGCGTCTTGGGCTGTTTATTTATGACCATCTCGGGGGGCGAAAAATATTGCCGCCGACAAAAACGGTTTCCTTAAAAAATGAACCATTCTCAGGCGTTCTTGAACCGGGGTATAACAAGGCTTTTGAATATTCAGACTGCTGGGTTGATGATGCGCGTCTTGTGCTGCTTAACGCCATTGTTGCCCGTGATCATGGCGCGGAAATCCTGACCCGGCATAAATGTATAAAAGCTGTGCGTGAGGACGGATTATGGCAAATCACCCTGCTGGACACAGTGGGTAATGTTGAAAAAAAGATAAAGGCCAAAGTGATTGTTAATGCCGCCGGCCCATGGGTTGATCAGGTTCTAAGCGATGTTTTTCTTCATCATGACAGGAAAATGATCAGGCTGGTAAAAGGCAGCCATATCATCATCAAAAAATTATATGATCATGACCGGGCGTATGTTTTTCAGGGAAAGCAGGGCAGGATTATTTTTGTCATTCCCTATCAGAAAAATTTTACCCTGATCGGGACGACTGATCAGGATTTTAAGGGCAATCTGTCAGATATTCATATCGACCAGAGCGAAATTGAGTATTTATGTGAATTGGCCAATGATTATTTTCAGAAAGATATTTCGCCCGACGATGTGATCAGCCATTATGCCGGTGTCCGCCCGCTTTATGATGACGGCGCAAGCAAGGCACAGGCGGCCACAAGGGATTTTGTTCTAAAGCTTGATAAGAAAAATGCCCTGCTGAATATTATCGGTGGCAAGATCACCACTTATCGGGCGCTGGCGGAAAAAAGCCTTGATCAGTTAAAGCATTTTTTCCCTGACATGCCGGGACATTGGACAGCGGGAAGTTCGCTTCCCGGGGGCGATTTTAAATTCGCCGACTATGATCAAAAATATCAGAAATTCTGTGTTGATTATCCATTTCTAAAACCGGAAATGGCCACCAGACTTTTTCGAAGTTACGGAACGCTTGCCTGGACCGTCCTTGAAAAAGTGAGATCGGTTGACGACTTGGGTCAGTATTATGGTGCGGGCCTTTACGAGAAGGAAGTGGTCTATCTGAGCAAATATGAGTGGGTCAGATCAGCCGATGACCTGCTCTGGCGGCGAAGTAAACTTGGCCTTCACATGACAGAAGAAGAGATAAAGAAAATTAAAAACCGGTTTAACGAAATATGA
- a CDS encoding polysaccharide biosynthesis/export family protein, whose protein sequence is MKSISLLILAFAGLLIGTSSLQAQALTGYTLNPGDQLHISVWREDTLDKEVTVLPDGHITFPLIGSVNVVGVSSVELEKIIEEKLSDTIPGAEVTVLVLSVTGNRVYVIGKVLKPGEFIMSSQMTIAQVLSLAGGLDRFADGGGIKVQRIENGKVRYFQYNYDDLLSGKTIDSMSFILKAGDVVIVP, encoded by the coding sequence ATGAAATCTATATCACTGCTCATATTGGCTTTTGCCGGATTGCTGATTGGGACATCTTCTTTGCAGGCGCAGGCATTGACCGGGTATACATTAAATCCCGGTGATCAGCTTCATATATCTGTCTGGCGCGAAGATACTCTGGATAAGGAAGTAACGGTACTTCCGGATGGACATATCACTTTTCCGCTGATTGGTAGCGTTAATGTTGTCGGGGTTTCAAGTGTCGAACTTGAAAAGATTATTGAAGAAAAACTTTCTGACACTATTCCAGGGGCCGAGGTAACCGTTCTCGTATTGTCTGTAACGGGAAACAGGGTTTATGTCATCGGGAAAGTTCTTAAGCCGGGGGAATTTATTATGAGTTCCCAAATGACCATTGCACAGGTTTTAAGCCTTGCCGGCGGGCTAGACCGTTTCGCTGATGGTGGCGGAATAAAAGTGCAAAGAATTGAAAATGGCAAAGTCAGATATTTCCAGTATAATTATGATGATTTGCTGTCCGGTAAAACTATTGATTCAATGAGCTTTATTTTAAAAGCCGGTGATGTGGTTATTGTTCCGTAA
- the glpT gene encoding glycerol-3-phosphate transporter, whose product MIGFLKPAAHIEAIDEANVDSEYSRLRLQVFIGIFIGYAGFYLVRKNFTLAMPSLIEEGYSRTELGFALSGVAIAYGVSKFIMGSVSDRSNARYFMALGLMASALTMIMMGTMAWATSSVAIMFTLLLINGWFQGMGWPPSGRVMVHWFSPYERGTKMAIWNVAHNVGGGMVGILAIWGMKIFNDYHSVFYFHGMIAVAISLFILYMVRDTPQSQGLPTIEEYHHNYPTAFEYNKSHEKEFSAKEIFLEYVLNNKLLWAIAVANAFVYLVRYGVLDWAPTYLREVKGFSFDDSSLGYAFYEWAGIPGTIICGWISDKYFKAHRSPVLVIFMAITMVCVLVYWLNPAANPGLDIAMLIAIGFFIYGPVMLIGLFALDLVPKKAAGTAAGFTGLFGYVGGTVSANIAIGYAVDRAGWDAGFMLIVGSCIIAIILVSLTMKAERHARS is encoded by the coding sequence ATGATAGGATTTTTAAAGCCCGCGGCACATATCGAGGCAATTGATGAAGCCAACGTGGATAGTGAATATAGCCGCCTCAGGCTTCAGGTGTTTATCGGCATATTCATTGGATATGCTGGTTTTTATCTGGTCCGGAAAAACTTCACCCTGGCGATGCCGTCATTAATTGAGGAAGGTTATTCAAGAACTGAACTGGGTTTTGCCTTGTCCGGTGTTGCCATTGCTTACGGCGTGTCCAAATTTATTATGGGCAGCGTATCTGACCGCAGTAATGCCCGTTATTTTATGGCACTTGGCCTAATGGCATCGGCGCTGACGATGATTATGATGGGAACGATGGCCTGGGCCACTAGTTCGGTTGCCATAATGTTCACATTACTTCTTATCAATGGCTGGTTTCAGGGTATGGGCTGGCCGCCGTCGGGCAGGGTGATGGTTCATTGGTTTTCTCCGTACGAACGCGGGACAAAAATGGCGATCTGGAATGTTGCCCATAATGTTGGCGGAGGCATGGTCGGCATACTGGCAATCTGGGGAATGAAGATTTTTAACGATTATCATTCGGTTTTTTATTTTCACGGTATGATTGCCGTCGCGATTTCTCTGTTCATTCTTTATATGGTGCGGGATACGCCGCAGTCGCAAGGCTTGCCGACGATCGAGGAATATCATCATAATTACCCGACCGCATTTGAATATAATAAAAGCCATGAAAAGGAATTTTCAGCAAAAGAGATTTTTCTGGAATATGTCCTGAATAATAAACTGCTCTGGGCAATTGCGGTGGCCAATGCGTTTGTCTATCTGGTCAGGTACGGGGTGCTTGACTGGGCCCCGACTTACCTGCGCGAAGTCAAGGGTTTTTCATTTGATGATAGTAGCTTAGGCTATGCTTTTTATGAATGGGCCGGAATACCGGGAACCATTATCTGCGGCTGGATATCGGATAAATATTTTAAGGCACATCGTTCGCCGGTACTGGTTATTTTTATGGCGATTACGATGGTCTGTGTGCTGGTTTACTGGCTTAATCCGGCGGCTAATCCGGGCCTTGATATTGCCATGCTGATTGCGATCGGATTTTTTATTTATGGTCCTGTAATGCTGATTGGTCTTTTCGCGCTTGATCTTGTCCCTAAAAAAGCGGCGGGAACCGCTGCCGGATTTACCGGCCTTTTCGGATATGTCGGTGGTACGGTATCAGCCAATATTGCGATTGGCTATGCGGTCGACAGGGCGGGATGGGATGCCGGATTTATGCTAATTGTCGGATCCTGCATTATTGCGATCATTCTTGTGTCCCTAACCATGAAGGCAGAACGGCACGCCCGGAGTTAG
- a CDS encoding undecaprenyl-phosphate glucose phosphotransferase, with translation MRNIPISNAVLTVLYVMFDGLWIIASGAICYYLIFNFSVVNSKIYSSAIIFVVFCSWFLSHFASLYTFETFISPYQNMLKFIVVLATAFCLFISIAFSLSVTDYFNKQWVYYFIASSITLVILGRVVGYYVIKTMAKNRLFSRNVIIVGSDRRAEMLIDKIESEYPKLNNIIGIFDDRKERAGPEVCGYPVLGDLNELTRYIRNNKVDDVIITLPWSADDRLYNIARKLRELPVHIYLSSDLVGYRIPYKPSTNHFIGIPMIEVVKTPFSDWMIFIKKVEDIIFSLVALIIFAPLMLIIAAAIWIESPGPVIFRQKRYGYNNKIFEIYKFRSMTHNPVQEGKTQQATKNDARVTRVGKFIRKTSLDELPQIFNVLNGSMSLVGPRPHAVDHNEDYAKVIDGYFARHRVKPGITGWAQINGFRGITDTVDKMESRVKYDVYYAENWSLFFDLQILIGTVFVGFISKNAH, from the coding sequence GTGAGAAATATTCCTATTTCCAATGCGGTTCTGACCGTGCTTTATGTCATGTTTGATGGCCTCTGGATAATTGCGAGCGGAGCAATCTGTTATTACCTTATTTTCAATTTTTCCGTTGTGAACTCAAAAATTTATTCATCTGCCATCATTTTTGTCGTTTTCTGTTCCTGGTTCCTTTCCCATTTTGCAAGCCTTTATACATTTGAAACATTTATTAGCCCATATCAGAATATGCTGAAATTTATTGTGGTGCTGGCGACAGCATTCTGCCTGTTTATATCAATTGCCTTTTCGCTCTCTGTAACCGACTATTTTAACAAACAATGGGTTTATTATTTTATTGCCAGTTCTATCACGTTGGTCATTCTGGGGCGGGTTGTCGGGTACTACGTCATAAAAACAATGGCGAAAAACAGGCTTTTCTCCAGAAATGTGATCATCGTCGGCAGTGATCGCCGTGCCGAAATGCTTATAGATAAAATTGAAAGTGAATATCCCAAGTTAAATAATATCATTGGCATTTTTGATGACCGAAAAGAACGGGCCGGACCGGAAGTTTGTGGCTATCCGGTTCTGGGGGACCTTAATGAGCTAACGCGGTATATCAGGAATAATAAAGTTGATGATGTTATTATCACCCTGCCCTGGAGCGCCGATGACCGGCTTTATAACATTGCAAGAAAACTGCGGGAATTACCGGTACATATCTATTTAAGTTCCGATCTGGTCGGCTACCGCATACCCTATAAGCCCTCAACCAATCATTTTATCGGCATTCCGATGATTGAAGTGGTCAAAACCCCCTTCTCCGACTGGATGATTTTTATCAAAAAGGTTGAGGATATTATCTTCTCACTGGTTGCCCTCATCATTTTTGCTCCGCTGATGCTAATCATAGCCGCTGCAATCTGGATCGAAAGTCCCGGGCCCGTCATTTTCCGCCAGAAAAGATATGGCTATAACAATAAAATTTTCGAAATTTATAAATTCCGATCAATGACCCATAACCCGGTTCAGGAAGGAAAAACCCAACAGGCCACCAAAAATGATGCGCGGGTAACCCGGGTTGGTAAATTTATCCGAAAAACCAGCCTCGATGAACTGCCACAGATTTTCAATGTGCTAAACGGCAGCATGTCGCTGGTGGGTCCCCGCCCCCATGCGGTTGACCATAATGAAGATTATGCAAAAGTGATTGATGGTTATTTCGCCCGTCACCGGGTTAAGCCCGGCATTACCGGCTGGGCCCAGATTAATGGCTTCCGCGGGATCACTGACACCGTTGATAAAATGGAAAGTCGGGTAAAATATGATGTTTATTATGCCGAAAACTGGTCCTTATTTTTTGATCTTCAAATATTGATCGGCACCGTTTTTGTCGGTTTCATCAGTAAAAACGCACATTAA
- a CDS encoding S8 family peptidase has product MISEKRTSLPFKQILPFIGIITLLLTGCGGGASSGGSTTGPTIVNPPAPVPDPNPTPTPIAYNTAEYRQNPSLAQMNVQAAYLNCITGDGILVAVIDSGVTEVPELQGKLHPSSTNIVTGDPNDGDDFNGHGTAMAGIIAANRDQDTNFNSFNMHGSAFNAQILNINSTTSADCTDFTDCSFYHSNIAAAYDYAVAHNARIINESLGSDTPSSPSLQLAAKNAVEAGLLIVLPAGNISAGDPPGTGDSIERSSEVAYADWANGQIIVAGSVDENNVISDFSFKAGDAAKNVYLMAPGSGIIAPDHDLDNDYQYVEIQGTSASTAQISGIAALLMEAYPNLTAAQVADLLFTTATDLGDPGVDAIYGRGLVNVAEAFSAQGTLSIAGTGIAAGVDIGTKDSIAQQNLIFSGGAFGADISFSGEFNDIMVLDKYQRSFQIDFSGGIYAPEPVMALDTYLENNLSSRNQQMRLNDRTTLKLGWQHDTRFNQIDKSIFSGHLGRERRAENLRMSLAYDLSDKQIAKISGGMSIAEMMEDYRPDDYIAQGKFGYSSLLNAHGLRALSYKTMLGKNSTFETAYASSRMTFNENLFGFNIKSESTLLMNRYSHFVSDKFLISVDLGLLNEKGSVLGAVSTGALEIGSGARTAFSGTNMDYRLSDNSSFFARASFGLTNVDQSGKSLISNISTLKSMSYLVGFKSSGLIFENDQVSLTMSQPLRLQTGYATISHAIDRNYLTNDFTMAYNRFSLTPGGREQDFELSYSIVDFHGARLQFNLLHQLNPGHLRSIKSATSLLFRVGSAF; this is encoded by the coding sequence GTGATCTCGGAAAAAAGAACAAGTTTACCATTTAAGCAAATATTGCCTTTTATAGGCATCATAACCCTGTTGTTGACAGGATGTGGTGGCGGAGCAAGCAGCGGGGGCAGCACGACCGGCCCAACTATCGTTAACCCGCCTGCGCCAGTTCCGGATCCTAATCCAACACCAACACCAATTGCCTATAACACAGCGGAATACCGCCAGAATCCGTCGCTGGCACAGATGAATGTGCAGGCAGCATATTTAAACTGCATCACAGGTGATGGTATTTTGGTTGCTGTTATTGATTCAGGCGTTACTGAAGTACCGGAGCTTCAGGGTAAACTTCATCCAAGCAGTACAAACATAGTAACGGGTGACCCAAATGATGGTGATGACTTTAACGGCCATGGAACAGCAATGGCAGGGATCATTGCCGCCAACCGTGATCAGGATACAAATTTTAATAGCTTTAATATGCATGGCTCGGCCTTTAATGCCCAAATTTTAAATATAAATTCAACAACGTCCGCTGATTGCACCGATTTTACCGATTGCTCCTTTTATCATTCAAATATTGCCGCTGCCTATGATTATGCCGTTGCTCATAATGCCAGAATCATTAATGAAAGCCTTGGGTCTGATACCCCAAGCAGTCCTTCATTACAGCTTGCCGCGAAAAATGCTGTTGAAGCCGGACTTTTAATTGTTCTGCCTGCAGGAAATATATCTGCCGGTGATCCTCCGGGAACAGGCGACAGTATTGAAAGGTCATCAGAAGTTGCCTATGCAGACTGGGCAAACGGGCAGATCATTGTTGCCGGTTCCGTTGATGAAAATAATGTCATTTCCGACTTCAGCTTTAAGGCTGGTGACGCCGCCAAAAATGTTTATCTGATGGCACCGGGCAGTGGAATCATTGCCCCGGATCATGATCTGGATAATGATTATCAGTATGTTGAAATTCAGGGCACTTCAGCCTCAACAGCGCAGATTTCAGGTATCGCTGCTTTGCTGATGGAAGCTTATCCAAACCTTACTGCTGCCCAGGTTGCTGATCTGCTCTTTACAACAGCAACGGACCTTGGCGATCCTGGCGTAGATGCCATTTATGGTCGCGGACTTGTCAATGTTGCTGAAGCCTTTAGCGCCCAGGGCACGCTATCAATTGCCGGAACAGGAATAGCAGCAGGCGTGGACATAGGCACAAAAGACAGCATTGCCCAGCAGAACCTTATTTTTTCAGGGGGCGCATTCGGGGCGGATATTTCTTTTTCTGGCGAATTTAACGATATTATGGTGCTGGATAAGTATCAACGATCTTTTCAAATTGATTTTTCCGGCGGCATATATGCCCCTGAGCCGGTGATGGCACTTGATACTTATTTAGAAAATAATTTAAGCAGCCGCAATCAGCAGATGCGCCTTAATGACCGCACAACATTAAAACTCGGCTGGCAGCATGACACAAGATTCAATCAAATTGATAAAAGCATTTTTAGCGGTCATCTTGGGCGTGAGAGACGAGCAGAAAACCTTCGTATGTCCCTTGCCTATGACTTAAGCGATAAACAAATTGCAAAAATTTCGGGTGGCATGTCAATTGCCGAAATGATGGAGGATTACCGCCCTGACGATTATATTGCCCAGGGAAAATTCGGATATAGTTCCCTTTTAAATGCACATGGTCTTCGTGCTCTTTCCTATAAAACCATGCTTGGTAAAAACAGCACATTTGAAACCGCTTATGCCAGCAGCAGAATGACATTTAACGAAAATCTCTTTGGTTTTAATATAAAAAGCGAAAGCACACTGCTTATGAACCGTTATTCGCATTTTGTATCCGATAAGTTTTTGATCAGTGTTGATCTTGGCCTTCTAAATGAAAAAGGCAGCGTCCTCGGGGCCGTTTCAACGGGTGCTCTCGAAATCGGGTCCGGTGCCCGGACCGCGTTCAGCGGCACCAATATGGATTACAGACTTTCAGATAACAGCAGCTTTTTTGCCCGGGCATCATTCGGTCTTACCAATGTGGATCAAAGCGGCAAAAGCCTCATAAGCAATATTTCAACATTAAAATCAATGAGCTATCTTGTCGGGTTTAAATCAAGCGGCCTGATATTTGAAAACGATCAGGTCTCGCTGACAATGAGCCAGCCACTCAGACTTCAAACGGGTTATGCAACAATCAGTCATGCCATTGACCGAAATTACCTTACGAACGATTTTACAATGGCCTATAACCGCTTTTCCCTCACTCCCGGAGGGCGTGAGCAGGATTTTGAGCTCTCCTATTCCATTGTTGATTTTCATGGTGCCAGACTTCAGTTTAATTTGCTGCACCAGTTAAATCCCGGGCATTTAAGAAGCATTAAAAGTGCAACCAGTCTGTTGTTCAGGGTCGGATCGGCATTTTGA
- a CDS encoding Wzz/FepE/Etk N-terminal domain-containing protein produces the protein MEYSEAELTLRDYFAILKRRYLFLIIPFVLVLAVSIGVALLMAPVYQSTGTIMVESQQIPDNFVQSTVTSYADERIGVITQRVMIRENLLRIIDKFNLFGDARRSIPASDLVERMRNMVSVEIISADVQGQKNNGKTAIAFRISVEHSKPNLAFSVANEFVTLFLDENVRNRISRASETTDFLNNETTKLKDQLEDIENQVADYKQQNSSALPEHLDLRINQRERAVRAAEDIDLSIKTLESQKSLLEIDLSSRTYSTDNGQNEISANPEQELAKLEAQLAEKSTIYGDAHPDIVSLKRKISQLKEKIAAGGGGGDGSPEIVGDPVAAKIQARIASIDDTIKTQLALKKELEKNIADLEKTIIQTPQVERGLRALNRNYENALAQYESIKAKLMDAQLSESLEEEKKAERFLVLEPPVLAEKPIRPNRQKIIMLGFLLAVAAGVGAIFLIEMIDGSVYGMARLTEAVQQQPLANIPYIETWEETAHSKNRIKIIAGFSVASIVCALVLVHFLYLPLDIFFFKVWSRIS, from the coding sequence ATGGAATATTCTGAAGCAGAGTTAACGTTAAGAGATTATTTCGCAATATTGAAGCGGCGATATCTATTTCTGATTATTCCGTTTGTACTTGTGTTAGCAGTGAGTATTGGTGTGGCGCTACTTATGGCTCCGGTTTACCAGTCCACCGGTACAATTATGGTTGAATCGCAACAGATACCGGATAATTTTGTTCAATCAACAGTCACCAGTTATGCTGATGAAAGAATTGGCGTGATTACCCAAAGGGTTATGATCCGGGAAAATCTTCTGAGAATAATTGATAAATTTAATCTTTTTGGTGATGCCAGAAGAAGCATTCCGGCATCGGATCTGGTTGAGCGGATGCGCAATATGGTTTCAGTGGAAATAATAAGCGCTGACGTTCAGGGCCAGAAGAATAATGGCAAAACGGCAATTGCTTTTAGAATATCCGTAGAGCACAGCAAACCCAATCTTGCGTTTAGTGTTGCCAATGAATTTGTGACACTTTTCCTGGATGAAAATGTCAGAAACAGAATTTCCCGCGCTTCTGAAACAACTGATTTTTTGAATAACGAAACAACAAAGCTAAAAGACCAGCTCGAAGATATTGAAAATCAGGTAGCCGACTACAAACAGCAAAATAGCAGTGCATTGCCGGAACATCTTGACCTTCGCATTAATCAGCGTGAGCGTGCGGTCCGGGCCGCTGAGGATATTGATCTTTCCATTAAAACACTTGAATCACAAAAAAGTCTGCTTGAAATTGATCTATCCTCAAGGACATATAGCACAGATAATGGCCAAAATGAAATTTCCGCCAACCCGGAACAGGAACTGGCAAAACTTGAGGCACAGCTAGCAGAAAAATCAACAATTTATGGTGATGCCCACCCTGATATTGTTTCCCTGAAACGAAAAATCAGTCAGCTAAAGGAAAAAATTGCTGCCGGAGGCGGAGGCGGTGATGGTTCACCGGAAATTGTTGGCGACCCGGTTGCAGCAAAAATACAGGCGCGAATTGCATCAATTGACGATACAATCAAAACTCAATTGGCGCTTAAAAAAGAACTGGAAAAAAATATCGCTGATCTGGAGAAAACAATAATCCAGACACCTCAGGTCGAAAGAGGGCTCAGGGCTCTTAACCGGAATTATGAAAATGCTTTGGCGCAATACGAATCCATCAAAGCAAAACTTATGGATGCGCAGCTTTCTGAAAGTCTGGAAGAGGAAAAGAAAGCGGAACGCTTTCTGGTGCTTGAGCCACCGGTTCTGGCAGAAAAACCGATCCGCCCTAACAGACAGAAAATAATTATGCTGGGGTTCCTTCTCGCAGTAGCGGCTGGTGTTGGTGCCATATTCCTTATTGAAATGATTGATGGAAGTGTTTATGGCATGGCGCGACTTACCGAAGCAGTCCAACAGCAACCGCTTGCTAATATTCCATATATTGAAACCTGGGAAGAGACAGCCCATAGCAAAAACCGAATTAAGATAATTGCCGGGTTTTCTGTTGCCAGTATTGTGTGTGCGTTGGTGTTGGTACATTTCCTATATTTACCGCTCGATATCTTCTTTTTTAAAGTTTGGTCGAGGATCAGTTGA